In Acidobacteriota bacterium, the DNA window TCGAACATCACCGCCAGCTCGTCGGTGCCCTTCTGGCCGATGGAGGCCTCGGCGCGGCCCGGATGGGGGCCGTGGGGCAAGCCGTCGGGGTGCAGGGTGAGGGATCCGTACTCGATGCCCTTGCGGCTCATGAACTCCGAGGAGGCATAGTAGAGCACTTCGTCGGACATGACGTTGGAGTGGTTGTAGGGCGCCGGCACCGCCTCGGGATCGAAGTCGTAGGGCCGGGGGCAGAACGAGCAGATCACGAAACCATCGCCCTCGAAGGTCTGATGGATCGGGGGCGGCAGATGGAACCGGCCCACCCGCGGCTCGAAGTCGTGGATGTTGAGGGCCCACGGATAGTAATAGCCGTCCCACCCCACCACGTCGAAAGGATGATGGGCGAGGGTCATGGAGGTCAGCGAATCGTATTGCTTGACCACCACCTGGAACTCACCGGTCTCGTCGTGGACCTGGAGCTCCTGGGGCAGGCGCAGATCGCGCTCGCTGAAGGGCGAATCCTCGGTCAGCTGGCCGTGCTCGTTGCGATAGCGCTTGGGCACCCGGATATAGCCGGCACTCTCCAGAATCAGCAGCCGCACCGCGCCTTCGGCATAGCGATAGCGGTGGGTGATGTTGCGCGGGATCACCAGGTAGTCGCCGGGCTGGAAGGGCAGGTCGCCGAATTGGGATTCCAGCACGCCCTCGCCCTCGGCGACATAGACCACCTCGTCGCCCTGAGAGTTGCGATAGAAGAAATCGTCCTCGCGGTCCGGGGCCACCAAATACGACGCCAGGTCGCGGTTGAACATCAGCGGCACCCGGTCGAGCACGGCGCTGCCGCCGAGATCGAGGCGGTGACCGCGGAAATGACGATGGCGGAGGGGCGGATCCCCCGCCTTCTCCAAGGCGACGGACTTGAGGGTCTCCACCTTCTTCACCTGGGTCGGCGGCCGCAGGTGATAGAGCAACGAGGAGATGCCGACGAAGCCCTTGTTCCCCATCAGCTGCTCCGGATAGAGACTGCCGTCGGGTTGGCGGAAAATGGCGTGTCGCTTCCTGGGGATCTTTCCCAGGCGATGATAGATGGGCATTAGATGGCTCCTTTCTCGGCGGCTCGATCAGCGACGAAGGGTCGAAGAGGTTTGGCGGCTGGGGCGGGGCGGCGCCGGCTCACAGATTGCCGCGCACGCTCTGCTCGCGCTCGATGGCCTCGAACAAAGCCTTGAAGTTGCCCTTGCCGAAGCCGCGGCTGCCCTTGCGCTGAATGAACTCGAAGAACACCGTCGGGCGGTCTTCCACCGGCTTGGTGAACAGCTGCAGCAGATACCCTTCTTCGTCCCGATCCACCAGGATCCCCAAACGGCGCACCGCATCCGACTCCTCGTCGATCTCGCCGACGCGGCTGGGCAGGTCCTCGTAGTAGGTATCGGGCACGTTGAGGAACTCGACCCCGCGGTCGCGCAGCTCGCCGACGGTCTGCAGGATGTCGTCGGTGAGCAACGCCACGTGCTGCACCCCGGGGCCACCGTTGTACTCCAGATATTCGTCGATCTGACTCTTCTTCTTGCCCGCCGCGGGCTCGTTGATGGGAAATTTGATCGCGTAATCATTGTCGGACATCACGATGCTCATCAGAGCGCTGTATTCCGTGGAGATGTCCTTGTCGTCGAAGGTGATGTAGCGCTCGAAGCCCAGCACCCGGCTGTACCAATCGGCCCAATACTGCATCTTGCCCAGCTCGACATTGCCGACGATGTGGTCGACGCGGCGGATGCCCACGGACTCCGCGGGGATCGGCCGCAGCTCGAAGCCGGGCAGGAACGGGCCGTCATAGTTTTCGAACGAGAGCAGCGAATGGATGGTGTCGCCATAGGTTTTGATGGCGGCGCGGCGCACCACTCCGTGCTCGTCCTTGAGATCGTAGGGCTCGATGGCGGTCTCGGCGCCGCGCTTGAGGGCCTCGCGATAGGCGTGGTCGGCGTCCTCCACCTGGAAGGCGATGTCGCGCACACCGTCCCCGTGCTTGGCGATGAATGCGTTCATCGGGCTCTCGGGCTTCAACGGCGAGCTGAACACGAAGGTGGCGTCGTTCTGGCGCAACGCATAGGAGGTGTCGTGGCGAATTCCGGTTTCCAGGCCGGCGTAGCCGAGCTGGGAAAAGCCGAAGACCTGCCGGTAGTAGAAACCCGCCTGCTTGGCGTTTCCTACCCAGAATTCGACGTGATGGATCTTCTTGAGTCCTAGGGGGTTGTCGTTCATCGTAGACCTCCTGGTTGTATCCCCATCCGCGGGGCCCGCGGCGGAGTCGAACGAAACAGCGGTTGGCCGGCCCCCGGCAGAACGCGTGCGAATGGCTGACAGGTGATTGTACCAAGACGCGGATCCAGAATCCCAGATCCGTCGCAGCTCGGCCGCCACCGTCAGCGGTGATTTAGTCCTTCAGCTCGGGCAGGTCCCGGAAGAGCTCCAGGGCCTGCGGGTTGGCGAGAGCGTCGGTATTCTTCACCGGCTCGCCGTGGATCACGTTGCGTACCGCCAGCTCGGAAATCTTGCCGCTGATGGTGCGCGGAATGTCGGCCACCGCCAGGATCTTCGCCGGCACGTGGCGCGGCGTGGCGTT includes these proteins:
- a CDS encoding homogentisate 1,2-dioxygenase, which codes for MPIYHRLGKIPRKRHAIFRQPDGSLYPEQLMGNKGFVGISSLLYHLRPPTQVKKVETLKSVALEKAGDPPLRHRHFRGHRLDLGGSAVLDRVPLMFNRDLASYLVAPDREDDFFYRNSQGDEVVYVAEGEGVLESQFGDLPFQPGDYLVIPRNITHRYRYAEGAVRLLILESAGYIRVPKRYRNEHGQLTEDSPFSERDLRLPQELQVHDETGEFQVVVKQYDSLTSMTLAHHPFDVVGWDGYYYPWALNIHDFEPRVGRFHLPPPIHQTFEGDGFVICSFCPRPYDFDPEAVPAPYNHSNVMSDEVLYYASSEFMSRKGIEYGSLTLHPDGLPHGPHPGRAEASIGQKGTDELAVMFDTFRPLHVAKPLLAVEDETYVTSWLE
- the hppD gene encoding 4-hydroxyphenylpyruvate dioxygenase, translated to MNDNPLGLKKIHHVEFWVGNAKQAGFYYRQVFGFSQLGYAGLETGIRHDTSYALRQNDATFVFSSPLKPESPMNAFIAKHGDGVRDIAFQVEDADHAYREALKRGAETAIEPYDLKDEHGVVRRAAIKTYGDTIHSLLSFENYDGPFLPGFELRPIPAESVGIRRVDHIVGNVELGKMQYWADWYSRVLGFERYITFDDKDISTEYSALMSIVMSDNDYAIKFPINEPAAGKKKSQIDEYLEYNGGPGVQHVALLTDDILQTVGELRDRGVEFLNVPDTYYEDLPSRVGEIDEESDAVRRLGILVDRDEEGYLLQLFTKPVEDRPTVFFEFIQRKGSRGFGKGNFKALFEAIEREQSVRGNL